A region of Paraburkholderia sp. BL23I1N1 DNA encodes the following proteins:
- a CDS encoding response regulator receiver protein has protein sequence MTQQPPHEDEGQFALWRLKRPTSAVDSQSVIVAHAEKSVGESIALLLRLKGFIAVATSTMENLELMLEHWMPRALLIDTHLCHADDFRLVRQAAIDAAFSGVLMIALTDVSPEETPNDMRRVGFDGLCCRPCPVWRLVDMLERRCRLLSDRH, from the coding sequence ATGACCCAGCAACCGCCGCATGAAGACGAGGGGCAGTTCGCCCTGTGGCGTCTGAAGCGTCCCACCAGTGCAGTCGATTCTCAAAGCGTGATCGTTGCCCATGCCGAAAAATCGGTGGGGGAATCGATAGCGTTGCTGCTGAGATTGAAAGGTTTTATCGCCGTCGCCACTTCGACGATGGAAAACCTGGAACTGATGCTGGAGCATTGGATGCCGCGCGCCTTGCTGATCGACACGCACCTGTGTCATGCCGATGACTTCCGGCTCGTCCGGCAGGCGGCTATCGACGCCGCCTTCAGCGGTGTTCTGATGATTGCGCTGACCGATGTCTCACCTGAAGAGACCCCGAACGATATGCGGCGGGTTGGCTTTGACGGCCTATGTTGCAGGCCGTGCCCGGTTTGGCGGCTTGTAGATATGCTTGAGAGACGTTGCCGTCTCCTGTCGGATCGTCACTGA